The following coding sequences are from one Lolium rigidum isolate FL_2022 chromosome 6, APGP_CSIRO_Lrig_0.1, whole genome shotgun sequence window:
- the LOC124661154 gene encoding protein IQ-DOMAIN 2-like, which yields MGKKPKWLGAVKKVFSPESKDEKLRRRFAATAGAGASASAPYQLDLTPSASLEAHASALPPADTDDFDYEAHAVPAPVPAPVPVPVAVIGEEQQRHEHQQHEHAAPATEALPVAAPEAAVAVSSSFSEEIAATKIQTAFRGHLARRALRALKGLVRLKSLVEGHSVKRQATSTLRCMQTLSRVQSKIRTRRIKMSEENQALQRQLLLNQELESLRMGDQWNTSLQSKEQIEAGLVSKQEAAARRERALAYAFSHQWKSTSRSTNPMFVDPNNPHWGWSWLERWMAARPAAEGRNGTNEKESNTDRMSVNSTSLNLSEGGEITKVDSRLDSNPDKPSPTTPKPFRPAVSRQSPATPSSSGASPALASKKTTTPKNGSCVPGGDDDAKSVFSVQSERPRRHSIGTSSVRDDTSLSGSSPSSVPSYMVPTKSARAKTRLQSPVAKESTTETLEKGWSSVGSVKKRLSFPAGVAPSPPPRRRHSGPPKVPQATVESNAE from the exons ATGGGGAAGAAGCCCAAGTGGCTGGGCGCCGTCAAGAAGGTCTTCAGCCCCGAATCCAAGGACGAG AAATTGAGGAGGAGGtttgccgccaccgccggcgccggcgccagcgccagCGCGCCGTACCAGCTGGATCTGACGCCCTCCGCCTCCCTGGAGGCCCATGCTTCAGCCCTCCCGCCTGCCGACACCGACGACTTCGACTACGAGGCTCATGCTGTTCCTGCTCCAGTCCCAGCCCCGGTCCCGGTACCAGTCGCGGTGATTGGAGAGGAGCAGCAGCGACATGAGCACCAACAACACGAGCATGCCGCGCCAGCTACGGAGGCACTCCCTGTTGCTGCGCCGGAGGCCGCCGTCGCGGTCTCCTCTAGCTTCTCGGAGGAAATTGCCGCAACCAAGATCCAAACCGCCTTCCGAGGTCACCTG GCAAGGAGGGCACTGCGAGCATTAAAAGGGCTGGTCAGGTTGAAGTCACTCGTTGAAGGCCACTCTGTTAAGCGCCAGGCCACAAGCACGCTTCGGTGTATGCAGACTCTCTCCCGAGTCCAGTCCAAGATACGCACAAGGAGGATCAAGATGTCTGAGGAGAACCAGGCTCTTCAGCGTCAGCTCTTGTTGAATCAGGAACTTGAGAGTCTAAGG ATGGGAGATCAGTGGAACACCAGCCTGCAATCCAAGGAGCAAATCGAGGCTGGCCTCGTAAGCAAGCAAGAGGCTGCAGCTAGAAGAGAAAGAGCACTTGCATATGCATTTTCCCACCAG TGGAAGAGTACCTCGAGGTCTACCAACCCGATGTTTGTGGATCCAAACAACCCACACTGGGGCTGGAGTTGGTTGGAGCGATGGATGGCAGCGAGGCCTGCAGCTGAGGGTCGCAATGGGACGAACGAGAAAGAGAGCAACACCGATCGCATGTCGGTCAATAGTACCAGCTTGAACCTCAGTGAAGGCGGGGAGATTACAAAGGTTGATAGCCGCTTGGACTCCAACCCTGACAAGCCCTCGCCCACAACTCCGAAACCATTCCGTCCTGCGGTCTCCAGGCAGTCCCCTGCAACGCCCTCAAGTAGTGGGGCATCGCCGGCGCTGGCAAGCAAGAAGACCACAACACCAAAGAATGGCTCGTGCGTACCTGGGGGCGATGATGACGCGAAAAGCGTGTTCAGTGTCCAGTCTGAACGGCCCCGGAGGCACAGCATTGGCACATCTTCCGTGCGTGACGACACGAGCTTGTCAGGCTCTTCCCCATCGTCGGTACCGAGCTACATGGTGCCGACGAAGTCGGCCAGGGCAAAGACCCGTCTCCAGAGCCCGGTGGCCAAGGAGAGCACTACTGAGACACTGGAGAAAGGCTGGTCGTCTGTTGGTTCTGTGAAGAAGAGGCTGTCGTTTCCAGCTGGAGTGGCGCCATCACCGCCGCCGAGGAGGCGGCATTCTGGCCCTCCCAAGGTACCACAGGCGACCGTTGAAAGCAATGCTGAATGA